A region of Corvus cornix cornix isolate S_Up_H32 chromosome 3, ASM73873v5, whole genome shotgun sequence DNA encodes the following proteins:
- the KCTD3 gene encoding BTB/POZ domain-containing protein KCTD3, whose translation MAGNGGGFAGAGSGEIIQLNVGGTRFSTSRQTLMWIPDSFFSSLLSGRISTLKDETGAIFIDRDPAAFAPILNFLRTKELDLRGVSINVLRHEAEFYGITPLVRRLLLCEELERSSCGSVLFHGYLPPPGIPSRKISNTTGPPTDIRTGQTESEMHGGGVQPTLAGTGEGTVRLGFPVDPRKVLIVAGHHNWIVAAYAHFAVCYRIKESSGWQQVFTSPYLDWTIERVALNAKVVGGPHGDKDKMVAVASESSIILWSIQDGGSGSEIGVFSLGVPVDALFFIGNQLVATSHTGKVGVWNAVTQHWQVQDVVPITSYDTAGSFLLLGCNNGSIYYIDMQKFPLRMKDNDLLVTELYHDPSNDAITALSVYLTPKTSVSGNWIEIAYGTSSGAVRVIVQHPETVGSGPQLFQTFTVHRSPVTKIMLSEKHLVSVCADNNHVRTWTVTRFRGMISTQPGSTPLASFKILSLEEAESHGSYCSGNDIGPFGERDDQQVFIQKVVPITNKLFVRLSSTGKRICEIQAVDCTTISSFTVRECEGSSRMGSRPRRYLFTGHSNGSIQMWDLTTAMDMVNKSEDKDVGGPTEEELLKLLDQCDLSTSRCATPNISPATSVVQPNRLRESNSSLQLQHHETIHETATYGSVRPYRESPLLARARRTESFHSYRDFQAFNLSSKSPTEKAAATNGISSQTEARKATAESSASERKAVQATALEARGTGVTDAGGCCSTEVHRLPENSLDLKRRGPEEENETKAESKKKMGFEGAGFLGRKKVPLLASAPVLAEGGPEVPGAASPSPTKTAASPRHRKNDSSCQDYGL comes from the exons GTTCAGCACGTCAAGACAAACACTGATGTGGATTCCAgactcatttttttccag tttgctgaGTGGAAGAATTTCAACACTAAAGGATGAAACTGGTGCT atATTTATTGATCGAGATCCAGCAGCATTTGCAcccattttaaattttcttcgCACAAAGGAGTTAGACTTACG GGGAGTGAGTATTAATGTTCTCAGACATGAAGCTGAATTCTATGGAATCACTCctttag TGAGAAGATTGCTACTGTGTGAAGAACTGGAGCGCTCATCTTGTGGCAGTGTCCTTTTTCATGGCTACCTACCTCCTCCAG gcatTCCCAGCCGTAAAATAAGTAATACTACTGGGCCACCGACTGACATCAGAACGGGTCAGACTGAGAGTGAGATGCATGGAGGTGGTGTCCAGCCTACACTTGCTGGTACAGGGGAAGGTACAGTCAGACTAG GATTTCCTGTGGACCCACGGAAAGTCTTAATAGTAGCTGGCCACCACAATTGGATAGTAGCTGCCTACGCCCATTTTGCTGTTTGCTACAG AATCAAGGAGTCATCTGGGTGGCAGCAGGTGTTCACAAGTCCTTATCTGGACTGGACCATTGAGCGAGTGGCTCTCAATGCCAAGGTGGTTGGAGGACCTCATGGAGACAAGGACAAGATGGTTGCAGTTGCCTCAGAGAGTAGCATTATCTTGTGGAGCATTCAAGATGGTGGTAGTGGCAGTGAAATTG GAGTGTTCAGTCTTGGAGTCCCTGTAGATGCTCTCTTCTTCATTGGCAACCAGCTGGTGGCTACAAGCCACACAGGGAAAGTGGGAGTATGGAACGCTGTGACTCAGCATTGGCAG GTTCAGGATGTTGTTCCTATCACAAGCTATGATACTGCTGGgtctttcctgctgctgggctgtaACAATGGGTCTATCTACTACATAG ACATGCAGAAGTTCCCACTTCGAATGAAAGACAATGATCTTCTTGTGACAGAATTGTACCATGATCCTTCCAACGATGCTATAACAGCCCTCAGTGTCTACCTCACACCTAAAACAA GTGTAAGTGGCAATTGGATTGAGATTGCATATGGCACGAGCTCTGGAGCAGTGAGGGTGATTGTACAGCACCCTGAGACAGTTGGGTCTGGCCCTCAGCTCTTTCAGACCTTCACGGTTCATCGAAGCCCTGTCACGAAGATCATGCTCTCAGAGAAACACCTTGTGTCAG TTTGTGCTGATAACAACCATGTACGGACATGGACTGTGACTCGGTTCCGGGGCATGATTTCGACTCAGCCAGGCTCAACACCTCTTGCATCATTCAAAATCTTATCCCTGGAGGAAGCGGAGAGTCATGGCAGCTATTGTTCTGGAAATGACATTG gaCCCTTTGGTGAACGTGATGATCAACAGGTGTTTATCCAAAAAGTTGTTCCCATTACGAATAAGCTGTTTGTAAGGCTGTCTTCAACTGGGAAAAG GATCTGTGAGATCCAGGCAGTTGACTGCACTACCATCTCGTCATTTACTGTGCGAGAATGTGAAGGATCCAGCAGGATGGGCTCCCGGCCACGCCGCTACCTCTTCACTGGACATTCTAATGGCAGCATCCAGATGTGGGACCTGACCACAGCTATGGACATGGTTAATAAAAGTGAAGACAAAG ATGTTGGTGGCCCCACAGAAGAAGAGCTGCTCAAGCTGCTTGACCAGTGTGACTTGAGTACCTCTCGCTGTGCCACACCCAACATCAGTCCTGCCACCTCAGTTGTTCAGCCAAACCGGCTTCGAGAATCTAATTCCAG CCTCCAATTGCAGCACCATGAAACAATCCACGAAACTGCCACGTATGGTTCTGTGCGGCCATACAGAGAAAGCCCCCTCTTGGCAAGAGCGAGGCGGACAGAGAGCTTTCACAGTTACCGGGACTTCCAGGCTTTTAACTTATCCAGCAAAAGCCCAACAGAAAAGGCAGCTGCCACAAATGGGATTTCAAGCCAGACAGAGGCCAGGAAGGCAACAGCTGAGAGCAGTGCATCTGAGAGGAAGGCAGTCCAAGCAACAGCACTTGAAGCACGAGGCACAGGTGTGACAGATGCAGGTGGGTGTTGCAGTACAGAGGTTCACCGCCTGCCAGAGAATTCTCTGGATCTCAAAAGAAGAGgaccagaagaagaaaatgaaaccaaagcagaaagcaaaaagaaaatggggtTTGAAGGAGCTGGTTtcctgggaaggaagaaagtgCCTCTCCTGGCCTCTGCACCAGTCCTTGCTGAAGGTGGGCCTGAAGTACCTGGTGCAGCTTCTCCATCACCTACAAAGACAGCTGCTTCACCACGACACCGGAAGAATGACTCATCCTGCCAAGACTACGGCTTGTGA